The sequence TATTCGGCTACTTCAACTAGCAGTAGGCAGCATTCTCTGCCACTCCACCTTCTTTAGAAggcatttaaaataacattagATCTAGAAGTTGTGGTGAGATCTTGACTGGTGTACATTCTCTGGCTTTATGAACGATAGTCTTGCCCGTTTTATGACCTATGTATTCTGAGTAGGTTTAATACTAGCAATGGAACCTGGGCAGAGGATGACAACAGATGATAAATGGAAAATGACAGCTAGAATAGGAACAATATGTAAGTGTGAGTTGGGGAAGAGAAGAGTTTAAGAATCAAGGCGCAATGAGGGATTTTGGTAATATAAAGGAAGAAGCAACAACGTCTACTAGGAGCCATAGGTGGGAGTGGAGTGGAGGGCAACAGGGGAGAGAGGTAAAGAACAGAGCAACCggttggggaggcagaggggataGAATGGCTATTGGCGATAAAGGAGGAAAGATGTGAAGTTCTGGTGTAGACAGACTGAGGTTGAGTTGGTGTGATAGCATGTGACTAAAAGCAGCTCAATCCCAACGTTCAGAGGTAGTAAGGGCATGAATTACTAGAGACCTGCTTTAACTCTCTGAAAGACAAAGGCATCTCTTCATGAAGAGAGATCCTAGTACAGAAGCACAGTCACACCAGAGGTCTTCTCCATTTTAGTATTCCCTTCCCCCTACAGCCTCCTTACCTTTATTGTCTGTATTGCCCCAGATCCTCTTAAGTCTCGGAGGCTCTCTATTGCCTCTTGGGGTTCCATTGCATCAGATAATTGAAGCAAAAGACATGCAGCTACTGTAAGGAAAAGAGATGCATAAGTATGCATGCTAACAGTCATCTCTGTATGTAATAAAACTTCTGCTCACTGATGTTTGTGCTTAGACAACCACCGGAGTCTCACGGCCACTTCAGAACTGGAATTTCTTCATCATACGAAGGTCCACAGATCTGTTACAATGGATACTTCAGCCTGGATGCAGTTGGGGGCAGAACCAGGCCTGCCAGTCATTAGCAGCAGGGAAGTTTGCTCAAGTTTTCCCTGCATCCCCAGCGGCTCCCCCAGTGTTCCTGTCTGCAGAGCTTTTTGGAGGGAAAGTCCAAACTTTAATTCAAAACTTTAACAAGTTGGCCCCGTAACATCTCGAGGGCTGCGTTTGCATTTTGGGAGATTGTTGTTTCAGCTCCGTTCCCCTTCTGTGGTGTTTGCAGCTTTTGGCACCCCTCAGGCTTTGGGGAAGAGAACTAAGCtgagaaaaaacagacaaaacGAGAGCTGTCTCTCTCCTGCTTCCCCCTCATTGAGGGTCATGCAGGGAGCTCTGCAGGCAGAGTGCAGTCCCCACCCTGGCAGGAATGGAGGCAAGTCACAGCGAAGGTGTGGAAAAGGAGACAGAGGCAAGGTCTAGTTTGTTTCCTTTACAAATCAGACAAAAGGTCTCTCCACACTTCTATATTTGAGTGCACAGAGTTATGGTGCATTGTTCATGggcttttttttattctttaacaAGTCTGACTAGAGAAGTTTCTTGCTTGATCAGTACCATGAACTCCTAAATAAATTGGCTTGAGCCTGCTCCATTTATTACAGTGGATGCCTGGTCAGGCCAGATGTGTTCTCCCCCATATTTGTCAACAACTGTAGTAACCAAGGCCTGTCAAACTATAGCCTCCTATAAGAAGATTGGTTATCAAACTTCTCCCATTTCCCACTCCACAAGGCCTCCAGTGTGCAAGGGCACCAAGTTCCATTTCCAACTCAGAAACCTCTGGTTCATAATGCATTTTGTTCCTTTAGGCACCAGACTAATATATATTTTAGTTCTATTACCAGAGGAGAATGTGGCTAAATTGCATCACTATTAAGCAAtgacatgggggggaggagggaaaagatgCTTACTGAGACATGAGCGTCCAAGTCCTCCGTAACAGCTGAAAGAAAAGAAGGACTTGTTTTAATAGTGCAGTAGAACTGGGGCCTCGTTGTGCTTGGTAATCCTTGAGGGATCAAGATGGCTGGAAGCTACTTCCCTCTTTTGTGAGCCCAGTGGAAAAATACCTCAACTACAATTCCACGGTCTTCTATAATCTAAGGAAACAAGCCTCACAGTACAGGCTTGGGACATTAGAGTTGTGTGAAAATCCAGTCCTTTGGTAAAACCCGTGGGAATCTGCCCCGCCAAAGAGTTGTGTTCTAGATTCACAGAAAGCAAGATCAGATCATTTTGGTAGATTTTATGCCCATAGCTTCTCTGGTGCCTAATGGGAAAGAAGAAACACTGCATCCAATGGAAATACCTCATCCTAGCTCTAGATCaaaattcctcctccccacccaaagtCCATTTCTTAGTGGATTAGTAGAATGCACCATGATATCCTTATGTAAGGTGGATGGCCGGAAGCAATGTAGACATATTTTTTAGTAGCCATTAGTGTTTCCTAAAGGCTCAAGGTATGTCACCCTGGCAGCTGCTGTGAATTTTAGTTTCTTTCAGGTAGTACGTCCAGGGTCACCCCACTAGACCAGCtaggaaaaaggggggggaggctccAAGTGTCCAGTACTACAAGGCCTAGCATTATTTCTCATTGAACGGGGCAAGTGTGTGCCAGAAGAAGACCCGGTAAAGAGAGGGAATGTCAGACAGTTTGAATTAACCCTAAAGGAAGCCAGCCAACTGTCATTTGACATTGTTTATTATACATTAAAGTTTTGATTGTTCATCCATCTGGAGGGAAATTGATAGATTCCTTGTGGAGATAGGAAGGAAATAGGAACTTACTGTATTAACGTTTTCCGGTTGTTTTCCAGACAGCCCCTTAGTTCTTCCAGAATGGTACAGCAGTTGGCGATGTCAGGAGTGTCTCCATCAAGAATAGGATGGTGATGCACAATAATCCCATGCTGCTGGTAGGAGTTCAGTAGGTTTGGCACCCGATACTTTGAGAGTTCTCCTCTGGTACAGAGCACAAATATATCCTGTGTCCCATACCCCTTTAATTCTTCTGCCAACAAACCAAGACACTTGCAAATAAAAAAAGCCTATCAAGTTTAAGATCTACATAGACAAAAATGCTAATCAATTCAATTTCAGGGATTAATGTGAGAATCAGTAAGAACTAAAAATTCTTCTCAGCATTAGCCAAGTCCCCTCTTTTCTGATCACCTTTGAGCAGTCATGAAGGGACTTTTGCTGATACAACACAAGTCTTTGCTACAAAGCATAGGTGTGTTAGAACAAAAGATTGAGGAATCACGTTAACTACCACAGCATTAAACAGCAACCAGTGGAGATGTTGTGGTTAGCACAACTGCTGGTCAGCTAACATTTTGGTTCTAGTACGGTTTACCCATGACCAGCCGACACAGACACTAGAAGAACTGTAGGGTTAACCATGCACACTGTGTTTATACTCATTGGTAGGACCCTGAAGTTGGCAAGTTACTGAAATAAAGATTAGAAGTATTTGTGCTTAGGCTTTGAACTAGCTCTTCTTGGGAAGCTTGCTATCCTACATTGGGATTATCAGAGCTTCCTGTTAcggcagaggaaaaaaataaaagacaacTGCCTCTGGCTATGGGCTGTACGTACTCAGCAGTGAGTACTCTCAATTGGTAGCGAACCCATGTAAGAGGTGATGTTTTTCTCTTCCAAAAACATCTCAGTACGTTAAACAGTGCCCACAGCTTCGCATTCCCCCAAGCACATTGAGCACTACAGAAGCCCAGATTAACACAATTGTCAAATCAATACTCCCTCAGGAACTTTTCACCCAGTAAAAGGAAACACTACATGTATTTGTAAAAGGGAAACTGAACACTAATGCAGATGGCACAGCTTAATTGTCATGATTGTTTCATTTCTGAGAAGATACACATGGTATCTGGAAACACAGATTTGCTGGTTAGAGAGATTATGTGATACAATCTCCAGTCTAAGAGAGCAGGCAAGCTTCTAGTGACTAAAAGAGTAAATTTATGCACTTTTAATTCACCATGTGCATTTGAAAGTGCTTGCTTACAATATGAAAAAGAAAGATCTAAATTAGTGTAGtggtccatatatatatatatatatatatacacagtatataaATCGAAAGAGAGCAAGAGCATGTGTTCATGGGTATtagcaggtgtgtgtgtatgtatatatatattttatataaacctACCTATATCTTTCTGAAGATTTCTTCTAACATCCTTGAACCTACAACCTAAAATGAAATATGAAGTGAGTTGTATGGAAtagaaacattt is a genomic window of Malaclemys terrapin pileata isolate rMalTer1 chromosome 4, rMalTer1.hap1, whole genome shotgun sequence containing:
- the CDKN3 gene encoding LOW QUALITY PROTEIN: cyclin-dependent kinase inhibitor 3 (The sequence of the model RefSeq protein was modified relative to this genomic sequence to represent the inferred CDS: deleted 2 bases in 2 codons) is translated as MSALGRAEPKGRDRGLFKAVAAAGAERWERAGMVNLPGAMQANEFDSSDEEPIQDDQTPFQISWLALSAVYCSQFLGVCSLPGCRFKDVRRNLQKDIEELKGYGTQDIFVLCTRGELSKYRVPNLLNSYQQHGIIVHHHPILDGDTPDIANCCTILEELRGCLENNRKTLIHCYGGLGRSCLIAACLLLQLSDAMEPQEAIESLRDLRGSGAIQTIKQYNYLHDFRENLAAHLSTKDAILRSVSR